A genomic window from Cutibacterium acnes includes:
- a CDS encoding type II secretion system F family protein, which translates to MTVIGASLLMGLAVWIAMPSATRKQEGRHLPAWSGIPVGFVVAWLLFGASGVVWAVMTVVVGETVLVVVRRQRRRAQILKGGREVARATRALAGRVSVGEIPSVALEHVADDVEVLAQARRAQAVGGSVSDALIATSRQPGMAGLVPLAHAWHLAATTGAPLAPAAKSVAEGTARRARLEATLDSELAAARASGRIMGLLPLVGLLMGHVVGAHPMVFLTTTWLGRACLLGSTLLACVGVLWSESLADRVAKEALP; encoded by the coding sequence ATGACGGTCATCGGAGCCTCCTTGCTTATGGGGTTGGCAGTATGGATAGCGATGCCATCCGCCACAAGGAAGCAGGAGGGGCGGCATCTACCAGCGTGGTCGGGGATACCGGTGGGGTTCGTGGTGGCCTGGTTGCTTTTTGGCGCGAGCGGTGTGGTGTGGGCCGTTATGACAGTAGTCGTGGGCGAAACGGTGCTCGTCGTTGTGCGCCGTCAGCGTCGGAGAGCCCAGATTCTTAAAGGCGGTCGCGAGGTTGCCCGGGCGACAAGGGCTTTGGCTGGACGGGTGTCGGTGGGAGAGATCCCCTCAGTTGCGCTAGAGCACGTGGCTGATGACGTGGAGGTATTGGCCCAGGCTAGGCGGGCTCAGGCAGTGGGCGGAAGCGTTTCCGACGCCCTCATTGCCACCTCCCGGCAACCAGGGATGGCTGGTCTGGTGCCACTAGCCCACGCGTGGCATTTGGCGGCGACAACAGGTGCGCCCCTCGCCCCAGCGGCGAAATCCGTGGCTGAAGGAACAGCTCGGCGAGCCCGCCTAGAAGCCACCCTCGACTCCGAACTCGCGGCGGCTCGGGCGTCGGGGCGGATCATGGGTCTACTACCTCTGGTCGGATTGCTTATGGGCCATGTCGTCGGAGCGCATCCGATGGTGTTCCTTACCACCACATGGTTAGGGAGGGCTTGCTTGTTGGGATCGACCTTGCTGGCATGCGTTGGGGTGCTGTGGAGTGAGTCTCTGGCTGATCGGGTAGCGAAGGAGGCACTGCCATGA
- a CDS encoding type II secretion system F family protein, with protein MSDIDVTGTLLPAMIMAAIAAWLVVPATARTRTQARKPPPAWLAPRPGAPASHIRVLAGLVAACAVLIGVPWPFPAAAGLSVLVGTVMWWGSGRLESSGHRRMEQHRAAQLPEALLMLSSAMEAGLPLRSAVTTVAESLEGPCAEDLRRLASSLAAGVPDSRAWNDLASVEVWRDPAQDVSRAVDSGEGISELLSAHAAQLQVAAAEKTEKKARKAGVDAIGPLVCCHLPAFLLVGVVPIIAGMVLGAL; from the coding sequence ATGAGCGACATCGATGTGACGGGAACCCTCCTTCCGGCGATGATCATGGCCGCGATCGCAGCGTGGCTGGTCGTTCCGGCGACAGCACGAACACGTACTCAGGCTCGGAAACCGCCTCCCGCTTGGCTGGCTCCTCGCCCCGGAGCCCCAGCATCGCACATACGGGTGCTAGCGGGGCTAGTTGCGGCCTGCGCGGTCCTCATCGGCGTGCCGTGGCCGTTTCCAGCAGCGGCGGGTTTATCCGTTCTTGTGGGAACGGTGATGTGGTGGGGGTCTGGCCGGCTTGAGTCATCGGGGCATAGACGAATGGAACAGCATCGGGCGGCTCAGCTTCCTGAGGCTCTCCTGATGCTCTCGAGCGCGATGGAGGCTGGGCTGCCATTGCGGTCGGCAGTAACAACGGTAGCCGAATCGTTGGAAGGACCATGCGCTGAGGATTTGCGTCGGTTGGCGTCGTCTCTGGCGGCAGGAGTGCCGGACTCGAGGGCTTGGAACGATCTCGCGTCGGTAGAAGTGTGGCGTGATCCTGCTCAGGACGTCTCACGAGCCGTGGACTCTGGTGAAGGGATCAGCGAACTGTTGTCGGCCCATGCTGCGCAACTTCAGGTTGCAGCCGCAGAAAAGACCGAGAAAAAGGCACGTAAGGCGGGAGTTGACGCCATCGGTCCGCTGGTGTGCTGCCACCTTCCAGCCTTTTTGTTGGTTGGCGTGGTGCCGATTATCGCCGGAATGGTGTTGGGGGCGCTGTGA
- a CDS encoding DUF4244 domain-containing protein, whose amino-acid sequence MSENTDPTTEPVISARSLDLVGATDVVEPRHRGRYRAARNKIIDRGMATAEYAVGMLAAVALALVLLKVVTHQEVFTKLLKLVVSIIGKAGGMLP is encoded by the coding sequence GTGTCTGAGAACACCGATCCAACGACGGAACCCGTCATCTCTGCTAGGTCTCTCGACCTGGTTGGCGCTACTGATGTGGTAGAGCCCCGACATCGAGGGCGTTACCGAGCAGCGCGCAACAAGATCATTGATCGTGGCATGGCTACCGCGGAGTACGCCGTCGGCATGCTTGCCGCCGTCGCGCTCGCGCTGGTCTTGCTCAAGGTCGTCACCCACCAGGAGGTCTTCACGAAGCTGCTCAAACTGGTTGTCAGCATCATTGGCAAGGCAGGAGGCATGCTGCCGTGA
- a CDS encoding TadE family type IV pilus minor pilin has product MVTVEMAVSLIAATLVVATSCWVVGLVVVEDACRTTAAQVARQVARGDTASARQAESNAPTGAKVSTTTSGGWVNVTVQVDRSLGRIGPVHLRGQARSPMEPGQT; this is encoded by the coding sequence ATGGTGACAGTCGAGATGGCTGTCAGTCTCATCGCAGCCACCCTGGTAGTGGCAACAAGTTGTTGGGTGGTGGGGCTGGTAGTCGTCGAGGATGCCTGCCGTACGACGGCCGCCCAGGTGGCCCGTCAGGTGGCTCGCGGGGATACCGCGTCGGCTCGGCAGGCCGAGAGTAACGCGCCCACCGGAGCCAAGGTATCTACAACCACATCCGGCGGCTGGGTGAACGTGACCGTTCAGGTCGACAGGTCGTTGGGGAGGATCGGGCCGGTACACCTGCGAGGGCAGGCCCGTTCTCCGATGGAACCGGGGCAGACATGA
- a CDS encoding Rv3654c family TadE-like protein — MMNLALSRIRTRGTKAGGERGSGTLLLAAVGVGFIAAVWMSLLITGWWSATHRAEETSDMAALAAGGAQAIGEPGCPVAERTVKANGAELVSCVVHNTENGSSVTVEVRVQLHRGWELPGMPTRVVKSSRAGPME; from the coding sequence ATGATGAATTTGGCCTTGTCGAGAATCCGGACTCGTGGCACCAAAGCGGGTGGAGAACGAGGCTCGGGAACCCTGTTGTTGGCGGCTGTCGGGGTGGGGTTCATCGCGGCAGTGTGGATGTCACTTTTAATCACGGGATGGTGGTCAGCTACTCATCGTGCGGAAGAGACGTCTGACATGGCCGCATTGGCCGCTGGGGGAGCCCAGGCCATCGGGGAGCCTGGCTGCCCCGTGGCCGAGCGAACCGTCAAAGCCAATGGGGCTGAACTGGTTTCATGCGTTGTGCATAACACGGAGAACGGGTCGTCTGTGACCGTCGAGGTAAGGGTACAGCTTCACCGCGGATGGGAGTTGCCGGGAATGCCTACCAGGGTGGTGAAATCGTCTCGGGCCGGCCCGATGGAGTGA
- a CDS encoding DEAD/DEAH box helicase, protein MIVPSVSSTRDAVSRLLTSPQVVYLDHREAAAGHTCEWPSWFPEDCRQAVEAAGIHRPWQHQARFAELARAGRHAAICTATASGKTLAYLLPIMAATASATPVVPESPTPGLPASLRDSLHRNSALYLAPTKALAHDQERVCREVGPRDWLVSTLDGDSDEAERRSAREQARYVLTNPDMLHHTVLPSHARWAGLLGSLRYVVIDEAHRYRGVFGAHVAQVIRRLRRLCRMHGADPVFLLSSATSTNAAEAGTRLLGVEKVEVVDEDCSPHPGRDVVLWQPAESISTDATGLVADLADAGLQTICFVASRSLAEVISAHAQDRVTSGARVTAYRAGYLPEDRRRIEARLQDGSVRAVVATNALELGVDISGMDAVVIAGYPGRLSALWQQAGRAGRSGRDALVVLMARENPLDQYLFEHPELLFSSSVESTVLHPDNPYVLGPHVAAAAQEAYLSPADEEFYGSAFAGICKTLTGQNVLRRRGNRLFWTRPERAVDAIDLRSAAGKGIDIIDVSTGRVIGGVDEAAADRTVHPGAVYLHQGDQWLVDEYNPVEHHALVHQDLPGYWTQPQSASTVRILREERRRACGPGYVACGQVELTEQVVGYLRRDEITNDVWDSVALEMPTHTMITQACWWVIPDKVVDDLKFDAVHLAGAAHGAEHTAIGLLPMYSPCDRWDVGGVSTVMLPDTGACTIVVHDGQAGGAGFAEAGFEKAEEWWHATIMRLAQCGCESGCPACVVSPKCGNANQMLDKAAAAALTAAMDPLA, encoded by the coding sequence GTGATCGTTCCATCTGTCTCGTCAACCCGTGACGCTGTGTCGCGGCTGTTGACCAGCCCCCAGGTGGTCTATCTTGATCATCGCGAGGCCGCAGCAGGACACACCTGCGAGTGGCCTTCGTGGTTCCCCGAGGATTGTCGTCAAGCCGTCGAAGCGGCTGGGATTCATCGGCCATGGCAACACCAGGCGCGATTCGCCGAGCTGGCAAGAGCAGGCCGTCATGCAGCGATCTGTACCGCAACGGCGTCGGGAAAAACCTTGGCCTATTTGTTGCCGATCATGGCTGCGACGGCATCGGCCACCCCGGTGGTGCCGGAGTCGCCAACTCCTGGCCTGCCGGCATCTTTGCGGGATTCCCTACACCGCAACAGTGCCCTGTACCTGGCTCCCACGAAGGCCCTGGCTCACGACCAAGAACGCGTTTGCCGCGAGGTTGGGCCGAGGGATTGGCTGGTTTCGACCCTTGACGGCGATTCCGATGAGGCTGAGCGTCGTTCCGCCCGGGAGCAGGCCCGATACGTCCTCACGAACCCGGACATGTTGCACCACACGGTGCTGCCGTCTCATGCACGGTGGGCTGGGTTGCTCGGAAGCCTGCGATATGTCGTCATTGATGAAGCCCACCGATATCGCGGGGTCTTCGGGGCACACGTGGCCCAGGTTATTCGCCGGCTGCGCAGGCTTTGTCGGATGCATGGCGCAGATCCGGTATTCCTGCTTTCTAGCGCGACCTCGACGAACGCAGCCGAAGCCGGGACCCGCCTGCTCGGGGTAGAGAAGGTCGAGGTCGTTGATGAGGATTGCTCCCCACACCCGGGCCGTGACGTCGTCTTGTGGCAGCCAGCCGAGTCCATCTCAACCGATGCGACGGGGCTTGTAGCTGACCTGGCCGACGCCGGATTACAGACGATCTGTTTCGTCGCCTCGCGTTCGCTGGCAGAGGTCATTTCTGCCCATGCCCAGGACCGGGTAACTAGCGGCGCTCGGGTTACCGCGTATCGGGCTGGGTACCTTCCCGAGGACCGACGACGTATCGAGGCCAGACTGCAGGACGGCTCGGTGCGAGCGGTCGTCGCAACGAATGCCCTGGAGCTGGGTGTAGACATTTCGGGGATGGACGCTGTCGTTATCGCCGGGTATCCGGGACGACTGTCGGCCTTGTGGCAGCAGGCTGGTCGAGCCGGACGGTCGGGCCGTGACGCGTTGGTGGTGCTCATGGCCCGGGAAAATCCGCTGGATCAATACCTCTTTGAGCACCCCGAATTATTGTTCTCGTCCTCGGTGGAATCGACTGTGTTGCACCCGGATAACCCGTATGTGCTCGGCCCGCACGTGGCCGCGGCCGCCCAGGAGGCATACCTCTCCCCTGCGGACGAAGAGTTTTACGGGTCGGCCTTTGCCGGGATATGCAAAACGCTGACAGGCCAGAACGTACTGCGACGTCGCGGAAATCGGCTGTTCTGGACCCGTCCAGAACGGGCTGTCGACGCCATCGACCTGCGATCGGCGGCAGGCAAAGGGATTGACATTATCGACGTGTCCACGGGGAGGGTCATCGGGGGAGTCGACGAAGCCGCCGCAGACCGTACCGTGCATCCAGGCGCGGTGTACCTGCATCAGGGGGATCAATGGCTGGTCGACGAATACAACCCGGTCGAGCACCACGCCCTGGTGCACCAGGACCTGCCGGGATATTGGACTCAACCGCAGTCAGCGTCGACGGTGAGAATCCTTCGGGAGGAGAGACGTCGCGCTTGTGGTCCCGGATATGTGGCGTGCGGGCAGGTGGAACTGACAGAGCAAGTTGTTGGGTATCTGCGTCGCGACGAAATCACCAATGATGTGTGGGACTCGGTGGCCCTCGAGATGCCCACCCACACCATGATCACCCAGGCCTGCTGGTGGGTTATTCCCGACAAAGTTGTGGACGACCTGAAGTTCGATGCCGTCCATCTGGCAGGGGCCGCCCATGGCGCTGAGCACACCGCGATTGGACTACTGCCAATGTACTCACCGTGCGACCGATGGGATGTGGGTGGGGTGTCGACGGTGATGTTGCCTGACACTGGAGCGTGCACCATCGTCGTCCACGACGGTCAGGCCGGTGGGGCTGGATTCGCCGAGGCCGGTTTCGAGAAGGCCGAGGAATGGTGGCATGCCACCATCATGCGCCTAGCCCAATGTGGATGTGAGTCTGGATGCCCCGCCTGCGTCGTCTCGCCCAAATGCGGGAATGCCAACCAAATGCTCGATAAGGCCGCTGCTGCCGCACTGACGGCAGCGATGGATCCGCTGGCCTAA
- a CDS encoding methyltransferase, protein MERSRAKIATMGRHLTVDEIEQLRHIFTDIGYVTDPVMAAIGDSGQLGLTRNSATPALRALAGRTDALAGAIRLWLLQQPVPVEQLAPLPLQALTEAGIVSIAGSTARALVDVRPYGSPDDGASGWTVSDLTPGLDKAITKIRPDYVLGVSPASVSLTQMAVPTHVGSALDMGCGCGVQSLHLSRHADHVVATDVNPRALEMAQLTCRLSHADVDIRDGSLYDPCGHDTFDLIVTNPPYVMAPPSRDGQRLIYREGGFCGDGLVEAVVRGAPARLNDGGMLQVLANWAHIGDQPWSERLATWVEETGCDLWVVEREHLDVCEYIETWLTDAGLDGSAQWRSRYDEWLSYFDNLDVTGVSLGWITLTKAGRDDPDLCFEEWPWQVAQPIGGTMARRAQAVIWAHLSDEDLLARRWRIAPNVDSETTGRPGATDPEHVVLRQRRGLCRAVEMTTASGGVLGACDGELTLAQITDAVSAILEVDHDALLIEVLPLVRECLRYGILETA, encoded by the coding sequence ATGGAACGATCACGCGCCAAGATTGCCACCATGGGCAGACACCTCACCGTCGACGAGATCGAACAGCTGCGGCACATCTTCACCGATATCGGGTACGTGACTGATCCTGTCATGGCCGCCATCGGCGACTCTGGGCAGCTCGGGTTGACCAGAAATAGCGCCACACCAGCTTTGCGGGCGTTAGCAGGGCGCACGGATGCCTTGGCCGGAGCTATTCGTCTATGGCTGTTGCAGCAGCCCGTTCCCGTTGAACAGTTGGCACCGTTGCCGCTGCAAGCCCTCACTGAGGCCGGCATCGTCAGCATTGCGGGATCAACAGCTCGCGCCCTGGTCGATGTGCGTCCCTACGGGTCCCCCGACGACGGCGCTTCGGGGTGGACAGTTTCCGACCTCACCCCGGGCTTGGATAAGGCCATCACTAAAATCCGCCCTGACTACGTATTAGGCGTTTCACCAGCATCAGTTTCACTGACCCAGATGGCTGTACCAACTCACGTGGGGAGCGCCCTCGACATGGGGTGCGGGTGCGGCGTCCAGTCCCTGCACTTGTCGCGTCATGCCGATCATGTCGTCGCCACTGACGTCAACCCTAGAGCCCTCGAGATGGCCCAGCTCACTTGCCGTCTTTCTCACGCCGACGTAGACATCCGGGACGGATCCCTCTACGACCCCTGCGGCCACGACACCTTCGACCTCATCGTCACTAATCCGCCCTACGTCATGGCTCCGCCTAGCCGTGATGGCCAACGGCTGATCTACCGGGAGGGAGGGTTCTGTGGGGACGGCTTGGTGGAGGCCGTGGTTCGTGGTGCCCCTGCCCGTCTCAATGACGGCGGGATGCTCCAGGTTCTTGCTAACTGGGCCCACATCGGTGATCAACCGTGGTCCGAAAGGCTCGCCACCTGGGTCGAGGAGACTGGCTGCGATCTGTGGGTGGTCGAGCGCGAGCACCTCGACGTTTGCGAGTACATCGAGACCTGGCTTACCGATGCCGGATTGGACGGGTCTGCCCAGTGGCGGTCTCGCTACGACGAGTGGTTGTCCTACTTCGACAATCTCGACGTCACCGGTGTGTCTCTGGGGTGGATCACTTTGACCAAGGCGGGCCGGGACGATCCCGATCTCTGCTTCGAAGAATGGCCCTGGCAGGTGGCACAACCGATTGGTGGAACGATGGCTCGACGCGCCCAGGCTGTCATCTGGGCGCATCTCAGTGACGAGGACCTGCTTGCTCGACGTTGGCGCATCGCCCCCAACGTTGACAGCGAAACTACCGGACGTCCCGGTGCCACCGACCCTGAGCACGTCGTGTTGCGTCAGCGTCGCGGGCTATGCCGGGCTGTCGAGATGACGACGGCCTCTGGCGGAGTGTTGGGTGCTTGCGACGGCGAACTCACATTGGCTCAGATCACCGATGCCGTCTCTGCGATTCTTGAGGTTGACCATGACGCCTTGCTCATCGAGGTGCTGCCTCTGGTTCGCGAATGCCTGCGCTACGGCATCCTCGAGACTGCATGA
- a CDS encoding DUF2249 domain-containing protein — protein sequence MTDHQEIPLTETHHCSCGESDTELPELDVRTIPHAIRHGAVIGAFAQLQPGASMVLIAPHNPLPLLSQLEQIGSVGVEYLVEGPDEWHLKLTKQA from the coding sequence ATGACTGACCACCAGGAGATCCCGCTTACCGAGACCCATCACTGCAGCTGCGGTGAAAGCGACACCGAGTTGCCTGAGCTCGATGTGCGCACTATTCCGCACGCTATCCGTCATGGTGCCGTCATTGGTGCCTTTGCGCAGCTGCAGCCGGGTGCCTCGATGGTCCTTATTGCCCCGCACAACCCGCTGCCCCTGCTGAGCCAGCTTGAGCAGATCGGCAGTGTTGGCGTCGAGTACCTCGTCGAGGGTCCCGACGAATGGCACCTTAAGCTCACCAAACAGGCCTGA
- the topA gene encoding type I DNA topoisomerase: MSPTKSLVIVESPHKATMIAGYLGPKYTVRASQGHVRDLPTSASEVPAKYKGEPWARTGVNVDNEFTPVYVVSPEKRSTIRELKSLLKDSDELLLATDGDREGEAIAWHLLDELKPKVPVRRMVFNEITEKAINEAVAHTRKLDTDLVDAQETRRILDRLYGYEVSPVLWKKVLPRLSAGRVQSVATRLVVDRERERMAFTSANYWDMEATLTADLDEFQARLVSLDDTKIATGRDFDSHGNLISSVRRLDEVAATAIAKALEKAPFTVTKVESKPYTRRPYAPFRTTTLQQEAGRKLGFTSQRTMSVAQNLYEGGYITYMRTDSVALSQEAIHAARNQAAELYGSDHIPDKPRIYASKVKNAQEAHEAIRPAGEHFRTPAETGLTGDEFRLYELVWMRTLASQMADAKGETLSVTIDATPVSPVNLPDGDVTTATFTASGRTITFHGFLRAYVESVDEGASDDAQKRLPQLSKGQDLDPREVTAKGHDTRPPARYTEPSLVAKLEELEIGRPSTYASIIRTITSRDYVFKKGSALVPTWLAFAVTRLLEEHFSNLVDYQFTADMEETLDQIARGNADRVAVLSAFYFGQTKTGDGDVPTPTEGHEGLHQLVTELGDIDARTICTFPLDDSDVVVRVGRYGTYVEDPEGNRANVDDALPPDELTVEAAKELLVSPNGQDRELGLDPHSHRPIVARNGRFGPYVTEVLDDDEATEIVETTTKDGKKRRTKRKVKPRTASLFRSMSLETVTLDEALKLLSLPRVVGTAADGTEITAQNGRYGPYLKKGTDSRSLGSEDEIFSITLEQAEAIYAQPKQRGRAAAKPPLRELGEDPASGRPIVVNDGRFGPYVTDGQTNATLRKDDSVEDITPERAQELLAEKRAKGPAKKSPTKKKTTRKTTTRTTTTKKTTKATSKSVKVTKANAKTSSGS; the protein is encoded by the coding sequence ATGTCACCGACCAAGAGCCTCGTCATCGTCGAGTCCCCCCATAAGGCCACGATGATCGCCGGGTACCTGGGGCCCAAGTACACCGTGCGAGCCAGTCAGGGTCACGTGCGCGACCTGCCCACCAGCGCATCCGAGGTTCCCGCCAAGTACAAAGGGGAGCCATGGGCGCGTACCGGAGTCAACGTCGATAACGAGTTCACCCCGGTCTACGTCGTTTCCCCAGAAAAGCGGTCGACGATCCGCGAACTCAAGAGCCTGCTCAAGGACTCTGACGAGCTCCTGCTCGCTACCGATGGTGACCGCGAGGGGGAGGCCATCGCCTGGCATTTGCTTGACGAGCTCAAGCCGAAGGTGCCGGTGCGTCGCATGGTGTTCAACGAGATCACCGAGAAGGCCATCAACGAGGCCGTCGCCCATACCCGAAAGCTTGATACAGACCTCGTCGACGCCCAAGAGACCCGACGCATCCTTGACCGTCTCTACGGTTACGAGGTCTCCCCGGTGTTGTGGAAGAAGGTACTGCCGCGGCTGTCGGCAGGTCGCGTGCAGTCAGTAGCTACCCGACTAGTCGTCGACCGTGAGCGCGAGCGGATGGCGTTCACCAGCGCGAACTACTGGGACATGGAAGCCACCTTAACCGCCGACCTGGATGAGTTTCAGGCCCGCTTGGTTTCCCTCGATGACACCAAGATCGCCACCGGCCGCGACTTCGACTCCCACGGCAACCTCATTTCCAGCGTGCGCCGCCTTGACGAAGTTGCCGCGACCGCTATCGCGAAGGCCCTTGAAAAGGCTCCGTTCACCGTCACCAAGGTGGAGTCCAAGCCGTACACCCGCCGCCCTTACGCCCCCTTCCGTACCACGACCTTGCAGCAGGAAGCAGGTCGCAAGCTCGGCTTCACCTCCCAGCGCACCATGTCGGTCGCCCAAAATCTCTACGAAGGCGGCTACATCACCTACATGCGTACCGACTCGGTGGCCCTGTCTCAGGAGGCCATTCACGCGGCTCGCAACCAGGCTGCCGAGCTCTATGGTTCCGACCACATTCCGGACAAGCCGCGCATCTACGCCTCTAAGGTGAAAAACGCTCAGGAAGCCCATGAGGCCATCCGGCCTGCTGGCGAACACTTCCGCACCCCAGCTGAAACTGGCCTGACCGGGGACGAGTTTAGGCTTTACGAGCTGGTCTGGATGCGTACCCTGGCCTCTCAAATGGCCGACGCCAAGGGCGAAACCCTTTCGGTGACTATTGACGCTACCCCGGTCTCGCCGGTAAACCTGCCCGACGGCGATGTCACCACCGCTACCTTCACCGCGTCTGGGCGCACCATCACTTTCCATGGCTTCCTGCGCGCTTACGTCGAGTCCGTCGACGAAGGAGCTTCCGATGACGCGCAGAAACGTCTGCCTCAGTTGTCGAAGGGACAGGATCTAGACCCACGCGAGGTGACCGCTAAGGGGCACGACACCCGCCCGCCGGCCCGCTACACCGAGCCCAGCCTGGTGGCAAAGCTCGAGGAACTAGAGATCGGTCGCCCATCGACGTACGCATCAATCATCCGCACTATCACCAGCCGTGACTACGTTTTCAAGAAGGGCTCGGCCCTGGTGCCGACCTGGCTAGCGTTCGCCGTCACTAGGCTGTTGGAGGAACACTTTTCCAACCTCGTCGATTACCAGTTCACCGCCGACATGGAGGAGACCCTCGACCAGATCGCCCGTGGTAATGCCGATCGGGTGGCGGTGCTCTCAGCCTTCTACTTTGGCCAGACCAAGACTGGCGACGGCGACGTCCCGACGCCCACCGAGGGCCATGAGGGGCTGCATCAGCTTGTCACTGAGCTTGGTGACATCGACGCACGCACGATCTGCACCTTCCCGCTCGACGACTCTGACGTCGTTGTCCGGGTGGGCCGCTACGGCACCTACGTTGAGGATCCGGAGGGCAATCGAGCTAATGTCGACGACGCTCTGCCTCCTGACGAGCTCACCGTCGAGGCCGCCAAGGAGCTGCTGGTAAGCCCGAACGGTCAGGACCGCGAGCTCGGTCTGGATCCGCACAGCCATCGTCCGATTGTGGCCCGCAACGGGCGTTTCGGCCCTTATGTCACCGAGGTCCTTGACGATGACGAGGCCACTGAGATCGTTGAGACGACAACCAAGGATGGCAAGAAGCGTCGCACCAAGCGCAAGGTGAAGCCGCGCACTGCCAGCTTGTTCAGATCGATGAGCCTTGAGACCGTCACCCTTGACGAGGCTCTCAAGCTGCTTTCACTACCCCGAGTGGTCGGAACGGCCGCCGACGGCACCGAGATCACTGCGCAGAACGGGCGCTACGGCCCCTATCTCAAGAAGGGAACGGACTCGCGTTCCTTAGGCAGCGAGGACGAGATCTTCTCCATCACTTTGGAGCAGGCCGAGGCTATTTACGCCCAGCCTAAGCAGCGCGGTCGTGCTGCGGCTAAACCGCCGTTGCGCGAGCTTGGCGAGGATCCGGCCTCGGGACGCCCGATCGTCGTCAATGATGGCCGTTTCGGCCCTTACGTTACTGACGGCCAGACCAACGCGACCCTCCGCAAGGACGATTCGGTCGAGGACATCACCCCGGAGCGGGCCCAGGAATTGCTGGCCGAGAAGCGGGCTAAAGGGCCAGCCAAGAAGAGCCCAACTAAGAAGAAGACGACCAGGAAGACAACCACTCGCACAACCACCACGAAGAAGACGACCAAGGCCACCTCGAAGTCCGTCAAGGTGACCAAGGCGAACGCGAAAACGTCGTCAGGAAGCTGA
- the tmk gene encoding dTMP kinase has translation MTDQTVTGRDLGGVFVVFEGGDGAGKTTQARLLDQWLTTEGIPHLMTREPGDSWLGQRIRELVLSPGSGPISSRAEALLYNADKAQHVDEVVIPALREGKVVVCDRYVDSTIAYQGAGRALDPGEVGQLACWATTGLVPDVTVLLDVDPCEGAGKIAAKDRLEAAGDEFHLRVRQHFLDLAAAHPQRYLVLNARKSRKEISEAIRQRVTGLLNR, from the coding sequence ATGACTGATCAGACGGTTACTGGCCGCGATCTGGGCGGTGTATTCGTTGTCTTCGAGGGTGGGGACGGTGCCGGTAAGACGACCCAGGCCCGACTACTTGACCAGTGGCTGACGACCGAAGGAATCCCTCACCTCATGACTCGCGAGCCCGGGGATTCCTGGCTTGGGCAGCGGATCCGCGAGCTGGTGCTCTCTCCTGGCTCCGGGCCGATCTCCTCGCGCGCTGAGGCTTTGCTGTACAACGCCGACAAGGCTCAACACGTCGACGAGGTTGTCATTCCGGCTTTGCGAGAGGGCAAGGTCGTCGTTTGCGACCGTTACGTTGACTCGACTATCGCCTATCAGGGGGCTGGCAGGGCCCTCGACCCTGGCGAGGTCGGCCAGCTCGCGTGCTGGGCGACGACCGGCCTGGTACCTGATGTGACGGTTCTGCTCGACGTCGATCCCTGCGAAGGGGCCGGTAAGATCGCCGCCAAGGATCGTCTGGAAGCTGCTGGTGACGAGTTCCACCTTCGGGTGCGTCAACATTTTCTTGACCTCGCTGCGGCCCATCCGCAGCGATACCTCGTGCTGAACGCGCGGAAGAGTCGCAAGGAGATCAGTGAGGCCATCCGTCAGCGCGTGACTGGATTGCTCAACCGGTGA